In Erythrolamprus reginae isolate rEryReg1 chromosome 10, rEryReg1.hap1, whole genome shotgun sequence, one DNA window encodes the following:
- the KCTD10 gene encoding LOW QUALITY PROTEIN: BTB/POZ domain-containing adapter for CUL3-mediated RhoA degradation protein 3 (The sequence of the model RefSeq protein was modified relative to this genomic sequence to represent the inferred CDS: deleted 1 base in 1 codon), whose protein sequence is MEEMSGETVVSTTVPAATTRTTSFKSGSPSSKYVKLNIGGGLYYTTMQTLTKQDTMLKAMFSGRMEVLTDSEGWILIDRCGKHFGTILNYLRDGAVPLPESRRDIEELLAEAKYYLVQGLVDECQAALQNKDVYEPFCKVPIITSSKEEQKLIATSNKPAVKLLYNRSNNKYSYTSNSDDNMLKNIELFDKLSLRFNGRVLFIKDVLGDEICCWSFYGQGRKIAEVCCTSIVYATEKKQTKVEFPEARIYEETLNILLYEAQDGRGPDNALLEATGGAAGRSHHLEEDEERERIERVRRIHIKRPDDRSHMHQ, encoded by the exons ATG GAAGAGATGTCCGGAGAGACAGTGGTGAGCACCACCGTGCCAGCAGCCACCACCCGCACCACGTCCTTCAAAAGCGGCAGCCCCAGCTCCAAGTATGTCAAGCTGAACATTGGGGGTGGCCTGTACTACACCACCATGCAGACGCTGACCAAGCAGGACACCATGCTCAAGGCCATGTTCAGCGGCCGGATGGAGGTCCTCACCGACAGTGAAG GCTGGATTTTGATTGACAGGTGTGGCAAGCACTTTGGGACCATCTTAAACTACCTGCGCGATGGGGCCGTGCCCCTCCCAGAGAGCCGGCGGGACATTGAGGAGCTGCTGGCTGAGGCCAAGTACTACCTAGTCCAAGGCCTGGTGGACGAGTGCCAGGCTGCCCTCCAG AACAAAGATGTCTACGAGCCTTTCTGCAAAGTCCCCATCATCACCTCCTCCAAGGAGGAGCAGAAGCTCATAGCCACCTCCAACAAG CCGGCAGTTAAATTGCTGTACAACCGAAGCAATAACAAATATTCCTACACCAG CAATTCGGACGACAACATGCTGAAGAACATCGAGCTCTTTGACAAACTCTCTCTGCGCTTCAACGGGAGGGTCCTGTTCATCAAGGACGTGCTGGGGGACGAGATTTGCTGCTGGTCATTCTACGGGCAAGGACGGAAGATCGCGGAAGTGTGCTGCACCTCGATTGTCTACGCCACCGAGAAGAAGCAGACCAAG GTGGAGTTCCCGGAAGCCCGGATCTACGAGGAGACCCTCAACATCCTCCTCTACGAAGCCCAGGACGGCCGGGGCCCCGACAATGCGCTGCTGGAGGCCACC GGGGGGGCGGCCGGGCGCTCCCACCAcctggaggaggacgaggagcgCGAGCGCATCGAGAGGGTCCGGCGGATCCACATCAAGCGCCCCGACGACCGCAGCCACATGCACCAGTGA